Proteins from a genomic interval of Francisella salimarina:
- the rlmD gene encoding 23S rRNA (uracil(1939)-C(5))-methyltransferase RlmD: MGRSRRYKKPQEGIFEGEIIALSHDGRGIAKINGKTTFIPFTLPGEVVKFEYTFTKAKFDEAKVVEYIKKSSNRVNPPCEHFEMCGGCSLQHMSTDAQIEHKQQTLLNQLKYIGQGVEPQNVLEPLCTAKTEGYRNKARLGVRYVNKKGKILVGFRERNGRFLADIDKCIVLNPLVGEKLTKIASFIETLSIYQHIAQLEIAIDDARPALIVRHLEPFVNEDLEKLKAFGLENGYWIYLQSKGPDTIYRLYPQEDVEPKKLSYQPVTGINIGFEPNDFTQVNNDINRKMIKRAIDLLEISENDSIIDLFCGLGNFTLPISQYAKTVIGVEGEQTMVSRAKETAISNSINNVKFYAANLFESFEDKEWFNNFEYNKMLLDPPRAGAQEVCSNIEKFDVERIVYVSCDTATLARDAGILVNDKGYKLVSAGVMDMFPHTMHVESIAVFEKV; the protein is encoded by the coding sequence ATGGGAAGATCTAGAAGATATAAGAAACCTCAAGAGGGTATCTTTGAAGGTGAAATTATAGCTCTCAGCCATGATGGTAGAGGAATAGCAAAGATTAATGGTAAAACAACTTTTATTCCATTTACACTGCCTGGTGAAGTAGTTAAGTTTGAGTATACATTCACAAAAGCAAAATTCGATGAAGCAAAGGTAGTTGAGTATATTAAAAAATCATCTAATAGAGTTAACCCTCCATGTGAACATTTTGAAATGTGCGGTGGGTGTAGTTTGCAACATATGTCTACAGATGCTCAGATTGAGCACAAGCAGCAAACTTTGCTAAATCAGCTAAAATATATTGGTCAGGGTGTAGAGCCTCAGAATGTTTTAGAACCATTATGTACAGCTAAAACCGAAGGGTATCGTAATAAAGCACGTTTAGGTGTTAGATATGTCAATAAAAAGGGCAAAATTTTAGTAGGCTTTAGAGAACGTAATGGCAGATTTTTGGCTGATATAGATAAATGTATAGTCTTAAATCCTCTTGTGGGAGAGAAATTAACGAAAATTGCCTCTTTTATAGAGACACTTTCTATATATCAGCATATAGCTCAATTAGAGATTGCAATTGATGATGCTAGACCAGCGCTTATCGTGCGTCATCTTGAACCATTCGTGAATGAAGATCTCGAAAAGCTAAAAGCTTTTGGTTTGGAAAATGGCTACTGGATATATCTGCAATCAAAAGGTCCTGATACTATCTATAGGCTATATCCACAAGAAGATGTTGAGCCCAAGAAGTTAAGCTATCAACCAGTTACAGGGATAAATATCGGTTTTGAGCCTAATGATTTTACTCAAGTTAATAATGATATTAATAGAAAGATGATTAAAAGAGCTATTGATCTTTTAGAAATATCAGAAAATGATTCTATTATTGATTTGTTTTGTGGTTTAGGAAACTTTACGTTGCCAATTTCTCAGTATGCAAAAACAGTAATTGGCGTAGAAGGTGAGCAGACAATGGTTAGTAGAGCTAAAGAAACAGCTATTAGTAATAGTATTAATAATGTTAAATTTTATGCAGCTAATCTTTTTGAAAGTTTCGAAGATAAAGAGTGGTTTAATAATTTTGAATATAACAAAATGCTTTTAGATCCACCGAGAGCTGGGGCTCAAGAAGTTTGTAGCAATATTGAAAAATTTGATGTTGAGCGTATTGTTTATGTGTCATGTGATACGGCTACTTTAGCCAGAGATGCTGGAATTTTAGTAAATGACAAAGGCTATAAGCTAGTTAGTGCCGGAGTCATGGATATGTTTCCTCATACTATGCATGTTGAGTCAATAGCTGTTTTTGAGAAGGTATAA
- a CDS encoding ROK family protein, giving the protein MYIGLDIGGSNISAGIFDEHKNLLKTAKVKSKGKSDSDTILGQIFKVINKLIDDSTRDKIKAIGIGIAGFVDSKNGILNFSANINLNGINIAKRVSQKFDNVPVFVENDVNVGVIGEWKYGVGKGHENIVGIFAGTGIGGGLVINNQFLYGVTGGAGAVGHVTINTEGTYCQSCGSQGCVETYAGKVGMENRILNLHKKGIKSLLIDLVLENNGKLKGSHLKKALAAKDPVAEDIVNLAMTNLGIAVANYINLLNPSLVLFGGGVMEAIGSEYLDAIYYSCSKYAFKTMLDACELKIATLGDNSGVYGAMDIAVNRLEGNW; this is encoded by the coding sequence ATGTACATAGGTTTAGATATTGGTGGTAGTAATATTTCTGCAGGAATTTTTGATGAACATAAAAATCTACTTAAGACAGCCAAGGTAAAATCAAAAGGCAAAAGTGATTCTGATACGATTTTGGGTCAAATTTTTAAAGTTATTAACAAATTAATTGATGATTCAACAAGAGATAAAATAAAAGCTATAGGTATTGGTATAGCAGGTTTTGTTGATTCGAAAAATGGTATTTTAAACTTTAGTGCAAATATCAACCTCAACGGTATAAATATAGCTAAAAGAGTTAGTCAAAAATTTGATAATGTACCTGTTTTTGTCGAAAATGATGTAAATGTAGGTGTCATCGGCGAGTGGAAATATGGAGTTGGTAAGGGACATGAAAATATCGTTGGTATATTTGCAGGCACAGGGATTGGTGGTGGCCTAGTTATAAATAATCAGTTTCTATATGGTGTTACCGGCGGTGCTGGAGCTGTTGGCCATGTTACTATTAATACTGAAGGCACTTATTGTCAAAGTTGTGGTTCACAGGGTTGCGTAGAGACATATGCAGGTAAGGTAGGTATGGAAAATAGGATTCTAAACCTACATAAAAAGGGTATTAAAAGCTTGCTTATAGACTTGGTTCTAGAAAATAATGGTAAACTGAAAGGATCTCACCTAAAAAAAGCATTAGCTGCCAAAGATCCTGTAGCAGAAGACATAGTTAACTTAGCAATGACGAATTTAGGTATTGCAGTAGCTAATTATATAAATCTTTTGAATCCATCACTTGTATTGTTTGGTGGTGGCGTTATGGAAGCAATTGGGAGTGAGTATTTAGATGCTATCTATTACTCATGCTCAAAATATGCTTTTAAGACAATGTTGGATGCTTGTGAATTAAAAATCGCAACTTTGGGTGATAACTCAGGTGTTTATGGAGCTATGGATATAGCAGTTAATAGATTGGAAGGAAATTGGTAA